The segment atcctaaaataataatagggtAATAccatttatgtatatatttctttctaaagaagaaatgaaaattataacCAATTGCACACTTTCACACCCTTTTCATTGATTTCAATATCTGAATCATAGCTTGCAATACCTTCAAAAGAGCTGTGATTATGAATGTTGACATGGTAGCCCTTTTCATAGaattaataatacaattttGGTATGCGGAGTTATTTTGTTCAGCATTTGGTTAATTAATTAGTCCCAAGAACTTACAATTTGCACTAAAAGTGGTGGGGCTCAATCCCATATAGAAGGTGAGAGAGCCTAAATCTTATGGATATTCTCGTCTATCCTATCTCACGTACCAAACAACCTCTAGGATTTAGTTACATCCATTAATATTCAacagtttaattaattttttccatcATAAATGCAATTTAACTTGCTATTATTAGATTAACTTTCAAATTACCCACTAATTAGTATTATAAATAGTTACATATAACTTAATCTGATGATGGTATACAAACTTTTTAGAACACCAATATAAAGAAGTTTAACCTCAGAAAACATTAATCTTTCTCCATATGGAAATAAAACAACCCATTTCCAGtttaataacagtaataataaaaaatagacaTCAGTATCCATTCAACACAAGGTGCAAGCAAATATGAAAAGGATCACAAGAACACAGAGGaggcaaaaataaaaaaatcttattacTAGTATCATTTAAAGTAGAAAAAAGCATAAAGACAACACACACAGCAATAATATGATGAAACACAAGGGTCCATCAAGCTCATAAAAAGACACCACGCTGAAAACTCACAAGTCTCCAACTACAACTCACCCATCCAAAGTGGAAACAAACCTAACTTTAAGACAAGATTTGATCATGTCTCTCCATCAGCCTTTTCATGATAAGCTTAGAGAGAAGGGCCCCCTTATTCaatgcacttcttcaacatcaatgccatcactgccctttgtGGAATCAACAGAAAGATCAAAACATCATAGCTACTCATTCTGACCTATAACAGTGGGAGACTCTGACCCTGTGCTGGTGAGAGATAGCAAATACCAAGCGAAATAGTTGCAACAAACTGACCCCAACATAACCAACCACAAAAGTAAACCATCATACAGTCATTCAATTCAAGAAACATAATAGGGTGGATGGTGGGACCCCAAATCACCAAATGCGCATGCATAGAAACCATGGTTTTCTCAAGATTTTAAAGGGTCCCCCTCATTCACAGCACTCATCTTTTGAACTTTGAAATTCTACTTTCTTAACCACAAAAGCTAAAAATAATCATTCCTCGTCGACCATAGACATTCCCCTTTTTGTTCTACCCCTTGCAAGTAAAAGATCAAAAGAATCCCACTAAATCTTTTCCTCTAGTGGATAATAATACTTGTTGCACTGTAGGACTGATGAGGATGGCAAATGCTTCACAATTTAACTACTTTCAACCAAATAATGATATACGGCTTTTCTGTACTATCCAAGCAACTGTACCCCTAAAAAGTCATAATGCTACTGTTGTAGGGGTTGGATACTAGTCTGTTCTTTAACAAGAGGCTGGGGGATACTCTTGAGGGAGCTCAGATCCTAAGGCTTTGGCTTTACCCCTCAAAGACTTCAAGTAATTGATTGCTTCATCAATAACCAACAACGGGTCCTTGCTCTTTATCCCAGGAATCAAGCTCTCAAGAATCCTCAAGGTTTCACGAATTTTAACTTTCCTTTCCCTAGTGCTCAAACTGGAATCCTTATCCTTCCCACTAGAAGGAAGAGAGCCTCTAACACATTTTGCTTCCACATCATCATTGGGCCATCTAGATTCTATGTATGATGATTTCTTGTACCCACCATCTAGCAATCTTTGCCTTTTGCATGTGCCATCAGAACTGGCAACTTCTTCTGTAAGTTCCACAGACTGTTGCTCATGCTCACCGCAGCCGCAGCACCCCTGTTTTGCACAAGGAGAGCGATCTGTGCTAGTTACTTCATCATCCTCACCATAAAAATCATCATCTTCGTCGCCTTCAATGTCATCAGAAGAGAAAAGCAACGCATTGATCTCATCTGTATCTTCAAGCGTATTACTTTCTTCACCATTAACATAACTTTCATCCGATTTCTCTCCAATAACGGGCTTCACTTGAAATCTTTGCTCAACTACAACATTCAGGTTCTCATTTTGATGCAAACCATAAGCACCAAACACTTCTTTCGGTGTAATAATTTCATCCTCAGCAGGACGACCTTGACTAAAGAAAAATCTAGTTTGATTTCCAGATTGATCACAAATGAGAAACCTCTTCTGAGGATTTGTAGATGCATCAGTTGGTGGGGACTTAAACCCAATCAAGTGAGGCAGAAAGCATTTAGTATCACTTGAATACACATTTTTGGTGGGAACTAAGTTTGGCCGCCAATTGACTCCATTGTGACATGCTTCCATGGAATTCGGCAAACAAGGGATAAAGCATGAACGCCTAGGAGAAACTGCATTTGCAGCACATATGGCAGGGGTATACAGAGATGGAACGCCTAGGTGATGTCCAGGTTGCAAGAGTGTAGTGGCATAATTCAAATTTGGTGAAGTCCATGCAGGATCCTGCTGGTAATATTGGAGCTCGCTGGTCGTAACCATCTAGACAAAAGAGAAACCTAACATGCATAATGTAAGAAATTAGATGGAAAACCATAACAAAAAGCAACAGAAGTTTAACACAAATAGCAGCAGAAAGACTAGATGCATACCAGTAATATGAATTGTACAAATTCCACCTTAAATTACTTTAAGGACGCAAATAACAAGAAATTACTATAAAGCTGGATTTAAAACAAAGGTATGAACTCAGAGCATCTACGTCACAGGCTTCAACAACTGACGGAAGTATTCAGCCTGGTAAGCAAAAAAACAGACTGTTAGTTTGGCAGCTTTTCAATTACATCATAGAAGCCCACAACTGAGTAGAACAGTTAAATATCACAGTAATTATCCATAAGTGAGGCAATAATATAGAACGAACCTGGCAATTCTCCAATGGTTGAAAGCATGCTATAAACCTGACTCTAATCGTTGCTCTCCCCGTGATTCCATTCTCATGCTTTGAGGCCCGAAATCTTGTTTGGCTTGCGGCTTGGCACACCATAACTACTTTTAACCTTCCAATGAAATCAAAATCTATGCCAAAGACAATTTCTGAAGCCCAAGAGTAATAGGTAACTAGCTTTTGGAGGAAAATGGAGACTACAACAAAGGAGAAGCTTGAAGAAATTGCAGTATGAGAAAAGCAATCTGAAAGACCAATAATGAGCACAGGATGACAAAGTGCAAACAAATCAAAATCAGGACTCCGAGGATTAATTTGATTAGCAGTTGCCTATCTTTCAGCTAATCCTATagatttatcaagaaaaaagaCAAAACTAACTGGTTACAGTTGATAGGCAGATGAAGAGAATGGTGAGACAAAAAAAATCTGGCTTAATCGGAGAAATGACTTAAAGGATCACCCTGCAATACAAGTTCAAGGGGATGACACAGCAAAGCACATCAATTGACAGACTCAGCCACCGCATATTGTTACTCCTTTACACAACAGAAGTTTTCACAGTTGTGGTATATTGTCAATAGGAAGTTAGTGCACCTGAAAGATTTGGCAACATATGTATCAGAGTCATGAACCAGAACAACTAAACAGTTTGCAATGTAATATCACCAAAATCCTTGAGAGAAAATAGAAGTGTAAATTACTAGACAGTGATGGTTTTTAACCCACACAATGTAGCTGAAACCTATCTCTTCTTCCATTTCATAtgaataatattcaaaaaaaaaagctaaaGGAATTGAAGGGATGTGGAGTAACTTAGTCACTAGGCACAAATCAATCAAAATCAATAACCAAATCAAATCAGGCTCCTATATCAGGACACTATACAGCTCTCTATGAGTTCTCATGAACTTAAACACCAAAACCCATACTAAATCCAGATATCTTTtgcaataaatataaaataaataaaaagaaacaaaactgATGTTCTCAACACTAAAACCATAAGTTGAAGGCCAAATCATCCAAGAAACCCCATCAAGCAAATGCTTCTGAAAATCTTTTGAAGAGGCAAAAACACACAAACACGGGGAGATTGAAATCAAGAATTcagaaaaaacatgaaaaaatgataataagGGGTTTTCAGAGATAAGATTAAAAAGATTTCCCAAAGATCCTAACCGTCACCAAACCAGATAAACAAAAGCCTCATAATTTAAAGTATCAAGATTACGTAAAGAAACATAAACAGTGTGCAAAgtaaaaaattctagtgaaaaaCGTAGAATGAAGAGATCCAAGACAAATGTAAACCAGCAAGCAGTATGCAGAGAGAGAGAAGCAGATGCAGAATGTAAGCAGGTATAAGAAGAAAAGATGAAAGAAGTGATGCAAACATCCAAGAAAAAACACACATGGAGATACAATCAagaattcagaaaaaaaaataacatcaagAAAACCTAAAGATGAAAAACTGATAATAAGGGGTTCTCCAAGATTAGATAAAAAGATATCCCAAAGAACACAACTTTCACCAAACCAGATAAATCAAAGTGCTTATCATTTAAATTATCAAGATTATGTTAAAGAAACATAAACAGTGTCTAAACTAGGGAAAAAAAAGGTATCCGGAAACTTACAATGAAGAGATTCAAGACAAGTGTAATTGAGAGAGAAGAGGCAGAATGTGAAGTAATTATTGTTTGAAAGTAGAAGAAGAGCAGATGAAAGAAGAGGTGATGTAATTTGGAAAGGATAGCATTATATATACGTTCTAATGACAGCTTTACCCTTCATTACAATCATAAATACAATAGTAtcctttcttcttgttgtttttttcACGTTTGAGTTGAAATACCTATTAATAAAacaattattgatataataagTATATTATCATGTTCCTACTAATCAATGTCTAGGATCGGTTTTGAAAATTAACGTGAATGTTAGGAATAAAACATAGAATAAAATAGGGGATTGTTtgtttatatgtttaaaaaagtgacaaataaaaataaaaatttattttgagaagaaataacaaataataaaagagagtaacgttttaaatacttttttaccATTATCCttgtattttaatgtataaGAAACACTAGTATTTTGAACTCAAGATTCAAACCAGGCCAATTGTCTCGCATAAAGTGATCAAATTGAGTACTATAAACATCAAcgtgcaacaaaatcaacaaaaatgatGATTTTGCAATCAAGTATAATTATTAGCAATGATTATATTCAacgaaaaaaaaagtgaatttaaGCTGTGACAATAAAACATGATGAAACGCACACTTAATTTAGTCCCTTGTGCCTTCGATATTTATGAGGATCATCATGCCAGTATTGATTAGCTTTAAGGACTCAGGCCGTGACTTTAGGAGGCAATGGGTATTTAAGGTCCATTAAACATCATTAGAAAGTTAAGCAGAAAGCATAATTGTAAATTGAAAAGCTTAATTACTACTCCACATGATtccaaaagagaaaataaaatgattaaaaccATGGTGTGAAATAAGACTTTCAGCCAAAGCAGGTTCAACCACTCgctatatattatattagattCAATAAGTAATAATCGACAACCacttcatataattaagtaattttttaaataatggaTAATCATAAGAGTAAATTTAGGTCTGCACTTTTCAAGACACAAAGCAACCACTAGCATCAATTGAAGGGATTTGTTAGTTTGTTGCTGATTTATTTACATTGTAACAATTGGCAGTGACACAGAAGTAGAGAT is part of the Solanum lycopersicum chromosome 1, SLM_r2.1 genome and harbors:
- the LOC101263253 gene encoding transcription factor bHLH143-like; the encoded protein is MVTTSELQYYQQDPAWTSPNLNYATTLLQPGHHLGVPSLYTPAICAANAVSPRRSCFIPCLPNSMEACHNGVNWRPNLVPTKNVYSSDTKCFLPHLIGFKSPPTDASTNPQKRFLICDQSGNQTRFFFSQGRPAEDEIITPKEVFGAYGLHQNENLNVVVEQRFQVKPVIGEKSDESYVNGEESNTLEDTDEINALLFSSDDIEGDEDDDFYGEDDEVTSTDRSPCAKQGCCGCGEHEQQSVELTEEVASSDGTCKRQRLLDGGYKKSSYIESRWPNDDVEAKCVRGSLPSSGKDKDSSLSTRERKVKIRETLRILESLIPGIKSKDPLLVIDEAINYLKSLRGKAKALGSELPQEYPPASC